TTGCTCCTTGCCGTGGCTGGCAGCTTCCACGCGCAGGACAAGCAAACGCCCATGACCAAAGAAGAAATTTTGCGCTTGCTGAAACCGACGCCCGGTCAGCGCTACGAACAAGGCGATCTGGCCGCCGAGGTGGCGCAACGCGGCGTGGCGTTCAAGGTGGACGAAAGCACGCTGGCCGAATTTCGCAAAGCGGGCGCACGCACCTTTTTGCTGGATGCGATAGATCAGGCCGCCCATCCGAAACCTGCACCGCCTCCGCCCCCAGTGCCCGCGCGGACAGAGTTACCAACTGAAAACGCTGCTGAACCTGCCAAAGAGGCTGCGCCCCCGGTGGATTTGTCGAAATTGCCTTTGCTGGAACAGGCCCGCCACCACGCGCTGGAATATATGGAGGACTTGCCGAACTTCCTGGTGACGCAGTTCGTCGAACGTTCGGTGCGCACGCCCGAAAAGAAGGATTGGCAGTTGGAAGACAAGCTGGAAGTGGAACTGGCCTACCGCGTCAAAAAGGGCGAGCAGTTCAAATTGGTCAAGCGCAACGGCCAGCCCACGACCATGAGTTATGCAGACTTGCGCGGAGCGACTTCCACCGGCGAGTTCGGCTCGATGCTGATTGCGCTCTTTGCCGAACAAACCCAGGCGGATTTCAAAGAGGTCAAACGCGACACCATCCGCAATCGGCAAACTGTCGTGTACGAATTCCGCGTCAAGAAGGCCTTTTCCAACAATACGCTCACCGACAAAACCAGCGGGCGCTCGGTCACCACGGCCTATTCCGGCAGCGTCTGGATCGAGCTTGAAAGCGGGCGCGTCTTGCGCATCGAGCAATCTGCCGAAGACATTCAGCGTGGCTTCCCCATCACGATGGCCGAGAGCGCGGTCGAATACGATTGGGTCAAGATCAATGACGAACGCTTTCTGCTGCCGGTCTATGCCGAGGTCATTCTGGGCAACGATGCTGAGCGCACCTATTCGCGCAACGTGATCCAGATGCGCAACTATCACATGTTCGAGACGGATTTGAAGATTACCAATTGAGCGCCGCGGCTGTGCTTAAAAGTATTTCAGCGAGCAGAAGGTGCTGGAGTGGGTGTTGGCTTCGCGCGCAACAGCGCCGCGCGCGAAACATTCTCAGCCGCGCAAACGCTGGGTTGCGGCGCAGGCTTTTGCGCCGTCGTCGTTGAGCTTTGCGACACGGCGGCGGGTTGGCGGCAGCCGGGCAAGCTGCTCAGGCAGAAAAGCAAAAATAGTTTGCCGATGTTCCGCTTCATTTAGCTTAGTCCTGTTTCCACAGCGAGCTTCCGGCCCGGCAGATACGCGCGAATGCCGAAAACCAGCAACAAGCCGAAGAACAAATAGATCAGCGAATTCGCGCTCAAACAGGCGCTCATCCCGTATTTGCCCGACGCCACGGCAATCACCGTCGGCGCAATCGCCGCGCCCAGCCAGCCAATCGAATTCATCAAGCCCAAGGCCGTCGCGCGCCGTTGCGGCTTCACGACATCATAGAGCGAGGCCCAGATATTCGCGTCGTAGATGCCTTTGAAAAAACCGAAGCCGCTCAAGGCCAAAATCAGCAACGGCATCGAGAGCGTCCAACCGGTCAGAAAGATAAACGCGACGCCGCCGAAAAGCCCGACTGTTTGCGCCATCATGCGTCCGCCCAAGTAACGCCGCGCCAGGCGATCCGCCAGCACACCACCCACGACCACGCCGATCATCGAGAAGGTTTGCTGATACGCGGTGCCGCTGAACCCCGCCAGCGACAGGCTCAAGCCGAACTTCTCTTTCAGGAAGGTGGGCATCCAGGTCGTAAACACCGAAAAGACAAAATTCGCGCCGACGAACACGGCCATCAAGATGCGCACCATCGGCGTGCGGAAGATTTCGGCAATGTCCGCCCACAGATTGCCCTTCGTGTAATCCAAGGTCGTGTGCGCATCCAATTCACCGCGCGCCTGCTGGCGTTCTGGCTCTTTCAATAGCAGCAAAAGAATGACGCCCAGCAAGATGCCTGCGCCGCCGAAGAGATAAAACCCCGAGCGCCAGCCGTAATGCTGGGCCAGATAACCCGCCACCGCGCCGCCCGCAATCGAACCGGCGTAGACGCTGGATTGGTGCATGCCCATCGCGCGCGATTTGGTTTCTGGCCCGTGATACTCACTGATCAACGCCATCGAAGCCGGAAAATAAAACGCTTCGCCAAAGCCTTCCAAGGCGCGGCACAAGACCAAATGCCAATACTGCGTCGAGAGCGCCGTCGCCATCGTCACCAGCGACCAAAAGACCAAGCCCGCGATGATCAAAAACTTGCGGCTGAACCGGTCGCCGATGACGCCCGCCAACGGGCCGATTAAGGCATAGACGTACATAAACGACGCGCCGACAAAGCTGAGTTGCAGCTTGCTCAGGCCCATCTCGCTCTGCAAAACCGGAAAGACTGAGAAGATTGCCTGCCGGTCTGCGTAGTTAAAAAAGCAGACGAACCAGAGCAGGAAGACGACGAACCATTTGTAGCGTTTGTTGTTCATCAAGTAGTCAGTAGTCAGTAGTCGGTAGTCAGTAGTCAGTAGTTTCTGGCAACGATCATACTGGCATCGAAAATCTACGCGCAAAGCTGGGTTGCGCGCGTTCGCTGACTACTGACTACCGACTACCGACTACTCAATTTCGTGAATATCCAGCCGCAATCCGGCGGGCGTATGCAGCGTGAGCGCCGCGCCGTGCGCATAGAGCGTGTCTACGACGCCGTGTTCGGTAACAGGCACGCCCGCCGCTTGGGCGCGCTGGCGCACTTCATCCAATGCCGGTGAGAACAAAACCGCGTGCAGCGTGCCGAGTGCAGGCGGCTTGGCCAGCGGATAAAGATTGGCGCCGTCAATACCGTGATATTTCGCCATCTCGATGCGTCCGGCATGTTGCCTGGGCGAACCGAGCATGCGCATCTCGACGGCGCCGCCCGGTGGCAAGCCGATCATCCGTTCGATGTGCGGCCCGTCCAGTTTGTGAACGAAGTGGAGCGGGAAGCCCAGCACGTCTTGGAAGAAGCGCGTCTCAGTCTCGGCGTCGGGCACGACGTGCACCAGGCTGGTGAACCCGGCGAACCCACGCGGCGTGAAGGGGAACGGACGCCCGACCAGTTGCAGGATCGCGATATTCACTTCGTCGTGCGCGAACATGAGCAGTTCAAAAATCTCCAGCGTCGCGCCGTCCTCTTCGGCTTCGTAACGCGCGGGGGTTGAACGAAAGCGGCACCCGGCTTGCGACAACTCTGCGTAGCGCAGCTTGATTTCATCGCAAACGAGGTCAATGTTCTTCGGCACCAGATCGGTGGGCTGCGCGCCCGCGCGCACGGGTGGCAGCGGTTCAGCGAATTCGACCAGATGCAGCCGGCCAGTGGTAAACCCCGGCGTGCCGAGCAAGACTTGGGCGCGAATGCGTTCCGGTTCCAGTTCCCATAATTGCGCCAAGCCGTGATCCGGGCCGTCACGTCGTTGCAGGAGTTCAAATCCAAAGGTCTCAACCCAAAGTTCCAAGGCCACATTCAAATCACGCACCCCAACCACCAAGTGGGCCAGTGCATCTTCATAAATGATCCCACCACCAAGCGTCGGCAAAGACATGTCGTAGAGGCTCCTTTATTGGCAATTTTATGGCGCACAGATGTCTGGCAGCGTGCGTGGGCCTACCTCCCGCGCCAGACTACGGCTGTTCATCCTGCGCTACTTGTGTCGGTCGCAATCGTGTGTGGTGTGCAGCGCGTGACAACAACGCGCTGGGGCAAATCGCGATACTCGTTTCAATACCAGACATCGGGCGGTTCGTCTATACGGCGCTCGACAATCACTGTAATTTTTACGAGTTCGCCTTGGTCGAAGCTTTGCCAGAGGCGGGATTTGCGGGTGGGACTGCTCAAGACAATCGTTTCGACGACACGCTGGCCGGGCCGGTTTTTCCAGTGATAGGGAAAGACAAAGATGTCGTCGCTGACGATAAAAGTCTGGCCGAAAAAGTCAGGGTCATCAAACAGCATGCGCTCGCCTGTGGCGTCGAAACCGGCGCGAAAATCCAGCCGCTGTTCCCTGCCTGCTGCTCCCTTCTGCGCGGGCCAGCGATAGATGACGCGCTCGTACCAGTGGTTTCCTTCCAGCCGTGTTTCCTGCCGCGAAGCGTAATGATCCAGTACTGTGCCATCCGGCTTCAGATGCGTATACGTGCCTTCCCAAACGCCGGTGACTTGGGCGAGCCGTTCTTTTAAGGTCATAGATTTTCTGGAAAGTAGTCAGTAGTCAGTAGTCAGTAGTCAGTAGTCAGTAGTCAGCATACTTGCTCCATTTTG
This Acidobacteriota bacterium DNA region includes the following protein-coding sequences:
- a CDS encoding MFS transporter, which gives rise to MNNKRYKWFVVFLLWFVCFFNYADRQAIFSVFPVLQSEMGLSKLQLSFVGASFMYVYALIGPLAGVIGDRFSRKFLIIAGLVFWSLVTMATALSTQYWHLVLCRALEGFGEAFYFPASMALISEYHGPETKSRAMGMHQSSVYAGSIAGGAVAGYLAQHYGWRSGFYLFGGAGILLGVILLLLLKEPERQQARGELDAHTTLDYTKGNLWADIAEIFRTPMVRILMAVFVGANFVFSVFTTWMPTFLKEKFGLSLSLAGFSGTAYQQTFSMIGVVVGGVLADRLARRYLGGRMMAQTVGLFGGVAFIFLTGWTLSMPLLILALSGFGFFKGIYDANIWASLYDVVKPQRRATALGLMNSIGWLGAAIAPTVIAVASGKYGMSACLSANSLIYLFFGLLLVFGIRAYLPGRKLAVETGLS
- a CDS encoding DUF3598 family protein, with the translated sequence MTLKERLAQVTGVWEGTYTHLKPDGTVLDHYASRQETRLEGNHWYERVIYRWPAQKGAAGREQRLDFRAGFDATGERMLFDDPDFFGQTFIVSDDIFVFPYHWKNRPGQRVVETIVLSSPTRKSRLWQSFDQGELVKITVIVERRIDEPPDVWY